A genome region from Trichosurus vulpecula isolate mTriVul1 chromosome 5, mTriVul1.pri, whole genome shotgun sequence includes the following:
- the SYPL1 gene encoding synaptophysin-like protein 1: MSGLQINFSPLKEPLGFIKILQWVASIFSFATCGGFKGKTSFQVSCPALHPANGTVEAAFAYPFRLNQVTLHATEEPLCGIAWSSYFLIGDFSSSAQFYVTFAALVFLYCIAALVLYIGYMNLYRESRKIPFADFLITLIATFLWLVSTSAWAKALTDIKMTTGENLIGQIVSCDNKEIHCSFDSVTSMGSLNVSVIFGFLNMILWGGNAWFVYKETSLHGQSNVSTHGAGTVAPPTGM; encoded by the exons GtagcttccattttttcttttgccactTGTGGAGGGTTTAAGGGCAAGACAAGTTTCCAAGTTTCCTGCCCAGCTTTACATCCTGCCAATGGTACAGTTGAAGCAGCCTTTGCTTATCCATTCAG gttgaaTCAAGTTACACTTCATGCAACAGAGGAGCCTCTGTGTGGTATAGCTTGGAGCAGTTATTTTCTCATAGGAGATTTCTCTTCTTCTGCCCAGTTCTATGTTACATTTGCAGCCTTGGTCTTCCTATACTGCATTGCTGCACTTGTACTTTATATTGGTTATATGAACCTATATCGGGAGAGTCGAAAAATTCCCTTTGCT gacTTCCTTATTACTCTTATTGCTACTTTCTTATGGTTGGTGAGCACGTCAGCTTGGGCTAAAGCTCTGACAGACATTAAGATGACCACAGGTGAAAATCTTATTGGTCAGATTGTCTCTTGTGATAATAAGGAGATACACTGCTCCTTTGACTCTGTGACCAGTATGGGATCTCTGAATGTATCTGTG ATCTTTGGTTTTCTGAACATGATACTTTGGGGAGGAAATGCTTGGTTTGTATATAAGGAGACCAGCTTGCACGGTCAGTCAAACGTTTCTACCCATGGCGCAGGAACAGTTGCACCTCCTACAGGAATGTAA